A segment of the Streptomyces sp. NBC_01235 genome:
CTCGCCACAGGTCATAGTCGCTGGGAGCCAGCCATCGCGACAGCAGAGTGCGAATGAAGTCCGGGTTGGACACGTCGTCGGGACGTTCATCGGGGTTGATCATGAATTCCCACCGGCGATGGTTCCCCGGGCCCACGATGAACGTGCTCGGACGCGCTGTCTCGCAGTACTGGACGTTCGTCCGTGGCAGCTGTGCTCCCGCGCCGTGGCGCAGCAACAGGTCCACGACCAGCCACGGCTGGTCGAACTCCAAGTCGTCCATGCTCAGGCCCAACCGCCTTCGCAAAGGACTGCTGCCGCCGTCGCAGGCCAGCACATACCGCGCGCGCAGCGTGCGCCGGCGCCCCGTCGCGTCGACCACCTCCACGGTGGCGCTGTCGTCGGCGAGTTGTACGTCCGTCACCTCGGTGCCGAGATGCACCTGTACGTTGTCCGACCGATCGAGGCGCTGACGCAGCGCGCCTTCCAGCTGTGGCTGGAGGAAGACGTAGTTGGGTGCCCATCCGAGGGGGTGAGGTGGTGGTGCGGTGCCGATGCGCTTGATGACCTGCCCGCTGCCGTTGTGATACTCGGACGGCCGGTAGGGCATGATGTGATCCGCTATCGCGTCGGCCAGGCCGAAGCCGGCGAAGACACGCATGGCTTCGTGATCGAATCCAATGGCACGGGGCCGGGTTTCGATGTGTGCGGCTCGATCGAATGCCTCGACTCGGAGACCAAGGTCGTGAGCCAGGTTCGCGGCCGTGGCGCCGACAGGGCCAAGGCCCACGATCACCACGTCAGCGTCAAATACGTCGGTCACGTGCGGACCTTTCCGGATCGAAACCAGCTGTGGCAGGGCGTTGAACCGAGTGTCGGCATGTCCGGGGGCCGCGTTCCCTCATCCAGCCTGCGCGACGGCACGGGCCCGAAGCGCACCGGCGTTCGGCCGGTCGGAGTCACCCGTGGGCCATGGTGTGAACGCGCCCGCAGCGTCGCCGAGTGCGGTCGAGCCGCAGCGTCGGTGCGAGATACGCGCAATCCAGCCTCGCCCCGTTTCATTCCCCCGGCGGCTGCGGTCAGGCGCAGCCTGTCGTACGGAATGAGCGCAGTGCCACAGGTGCTCGAAGAGCGACGCCTGCGGGAGCCGACCGCGGCGATCACAGGGATTCGCCCCCCGGGGAGGGCGGCGCGGCGTGCAGCGTGTTGAGCAGCCGTGGAGAGGCCTGGAGTGCCGTTCGCTGCATCAGGTCGACGACGCCGCGGGTGCCCGCCATCTCCGATCCTCCGCCGGCGCGACCGGGTCCGCCGTGTCTCAGGGCGGGCAGTGGGGATCCGTGGCCGGTTGTCTGCGCCATGTTCGTCGAGTCCAGCAGGTGGAGCCGTCCGTGCCAGGGGGCCACGTCCTGGAGGAAGGCGGTCGTCCAGGAGAGGTCGTCGCTGACCACCGAGGCAGCGAGGCTGCCCCGACCGCGCACCACCCGGTCCGTGGCGTGAGCCGTGTCGCGGTACGCCAGCACGGTCGCGGCCGGTCCGAACGGCTCGACCTCGTGAGGTGCCGGGGCATCAGGGTCCGCGGAGATCAGGAGCGTTCCCAGGAAGGCTCCGCGGTCCGGGTCGGCGTCGACCACCCGGACCTTGTCGGGGTCGCCGTGAACGAAGCGGCCGGACTCGGCGATCTTGCGGACGGCCCGGCGTACGTCGTCGCGTTGCGCGAGGCTGACGACCGCTCCCATCCGCACGCCGTCCGAGGAGGGGTTGCCGATGGTCACCCCGGCCAGCCCGGCGGAGATCGCGTCGAGGGCTGCGGACTCGTGTGCGCGGGGGACGAGGACACGGCGGATCGCGGTGCACTTCTGGCCCGCCTTGACCGTCATCTCGGTCACGACCTCCCGCACGAACGCCTCGAAGAGCGGTGAGCCGGGTGTGACGTCCGGGGCGAGGACGATGGCGTTGACGGAGTCGGCCTCCGCGTTGAACCGGACGGAACGGGTGACCAGGTTCGGGTGCGTGCGCAGGGCCTCGGCGGTGGCGGCCGAGCCGGTGAAGGAGAGCACGTCCTGTTCTCCCAGCAGGTCGAGCGCCGGCCGTACCGAGCCCACGACCAGCTGCAGGGCTCCAGGCGGAAGGACGTCGGCATCCGTGATGATCCGGACGAGCTGTGCGGTGAGGTACGCGGTGGGGGTGGCGGGTTTGACCGCCGTGGGCATACCGGCCAGCACCGACTGCGCCAGCTTCTCCAGCGGGGCCCAGACGGGGAAGTTGAAGGCGTTCACCTGGAGCATCAGGCCCGGTGAGGGCGTGACGAGATGGACGCCCAGGAAGTCCTCGCCCCGGGCCAGGCGTTCGGCGGGTCCCTCGACCAGGATCGGTGCATCCGGCAGTTCGGCGCGTGCTCGCGCGGAGTAGTCGCGCAGGACACGGATGCCGCCGTCGACGTCGTACCGGGCGTCCGGCAACGTGGCTCCAGCACGGGCCGACAGGGCGTAGAGCTCCTCGCGGCGGGCCCGGACGGCAGCGGCGACCGCGTCCAGGAGGTCGGCTCGTTGGTGGAAGGACAGGGCGCGCAGGGCCGGGCCGCCGACGCGGCGTGCGTGGCCGAACGCCCCCGCGAGGTCGAGGCCTTGGGAGGAGACGTGGCAGACCAGGTCCCCGGTGACCGCGTCGTGTACGCCGGCCGCCGACTCCGGCGTTGCCTTGGGAGTGACCCAGGTGTCCTGCAAGTAGCTCTGGAGCATGGGCTGACAACCGCTTTCGTCGGTGGGCCGGTTCATGGACTCGTTGAGTCAGGGCAGGTGAACGCCGTTATGCCACCGGATGGTGGCCCCAGATGTCGGCGGTGTAGGTGCGGCTGACCCAGGTGCTCTCGTCGACCTGTACGCCGCCCGCGCCGATCTCGATGCCGAAACCGGCCGGCGAGGTCATGTAGAAGGAGAACATCCCGTCGTTGGCGTGCTTGCCGAGCGTGGCCATGAGCTTGACGTCGTGCTCGCGCGTCCGGTCCAGGGCGCGGCCGACCTCCTCCGGGCTGGTCACCTCGCAGAGGATGTGGTGGGTGCCCTCGTTCTTGTACGACCGGATGAAGGCGATGCTGTGGTGGCGGGGGTTGCAGCCGAGGAAGTGGAAGGTGCCCCAGGGGTAGTCGGCGGTGTCACTGAGGCGGAAGCCCAGGACGTCGCAGTAGAAGTCGACCGCCTCCTGGACGTGCGGGGTCTTCATCACGACGTGTCCGAGCCCCTGTTCGCCGGTCACGAAGTCGACGCCGAGCGGTGAGACGAACTGGCTCGGGGCGAGGCGTCGGCCGCAGAACAGCTCGGTGCGGATGCCGAGCGGGCCTTGGAAGTGCACCATCCGGGACACCTGGCGCTCCCGGCACTCCTCGTCCGTGCCGACGGACACGTCGATGCCGGCCTCCTTGAGCCGCACCGTCATCTCGTCGATCGCGGCCGGGTCGCGGACCTCCCAGCCGATGACCGTCACGC
Coding sequences within it:
- a CDS encoding bifunctional 3-(3-hydroxy-phenyl)propionate/3-hydroxycinnamic acid hydroxylase, with the translated sequence MTDVFDADVVIVGLGPVGATAANLAHDLGLRVEAFDRAAHIETRPRAIGFDHEAMRVFAGFGLADAIADHIMPYRPSEYHNGSGQVIKRIGTAPPPHPLGWAPNYVFLQPQLEGALRQRLDRSDNVQVHLGTEVTDVQLADDSATVEVVDATGRRRTLRARYVLACDGGSSPLRRRLGLSMDDLEFDQPWLVVDLLLRHGAGAQLPRTNVQYCETARPSTFIVGPGNHRRWEFMINPDERPDDVSNPDFIRTLLSRWLAPSDYDLWRAATYRFHALVLKQWRRQGLFFLGDAAHMTPPFLAQGMCQGIRDASNLMWKLALHSRGDTSERLLDTYQRERAPHVRHVTLVAKEFGHVICERDEATAAKRDADLLAELKATPEGTIRQSLIPGLLAGFLAPEHFPARGDILPQPTVTDSRDRTGLLDEYAGSTFRLVIRHDTDEAAAESAMRAHRAEGGFPIRVVRLVAETPAGQDEYREEDHLLDAWMRRHSCEAVLARPDHYVFGGVHSTSDTSLLLATAREQLHDTGNCCPDIG
- the paaZ gene encoding phenylacetic acid degradation bifunctional protein PaaZ gives rise to the protein MNRPTDESGCQPMLQSYLQDTWVTPKATPESAAGVHDAVTGDLVCHVSSQGLDLAGAFGHARRVGGPALRALSFHQRADLLDAVAAAVRARREELYALSARAGATLPDARYDVDGGIRVLRDYSARARAELPDAPILVEGPAERLARGEDFLGVHLVTPSPGLMLQVNAFNFPVWAPLEKLAQSVLAGMPTAVKPATPTAYLTAQLVRIITDADVLPPGALQLVVGSVRPALDLLGEQDVLSFTGSAATAEALRTHPNLVTRSVRFNAEADSVNAIVLAPDVTPGSPLFEAFVREVVTEMTVKAGQKCTAIRRVLVPRAHESAALDAISAGLAGVTIGNPSSDGVRMGAVVSLAQRDDVRRAVRKIAESGRFVHGDPDKVRVVDADPDRGAFLGTLLISADPDAPAPHEVEPFGPAATVLAYRDTAHATDRVVRGRGSLAASVVSDDLSWTTAFLQDVAPWHGRLHLLDSTNMAQTTGHGSPLPALRHGGPGRAGGGSEMAGTRGVVDLMQRTALQASPRLLNTLHAAPPSPGGESL
- a CDS encoding VOC family protein; this translates as MTIQSLGYVGIGTPDSTAWAEYARTVIGLAVEPAGSEKAVRYHLRMDQHPFRMWLAEAQSGGVTVIGWEVRDPAAIDEMTVRLKEAGIDVSVGTDEECRERQVSRMVHFQGPLGIRTELFCGRRLAPSQFVSPLGVDFVTGEQGLGHVVMKTPHVQEAVDFYCDVLGFRLSDTADYPWGTFHFLGCNPRHHSIAFIRSYKNEGTHHILCEVTSPEEVGRALDRTREHDVKLMATLGKHANDGMFSFYMTSPAGFGIEIGAGGVQVDESTWVSRTYTADIWGHHPVA